From the genome of Devriesea agamarum, one region includes:
- a CDS encoding non-ribosomal peptide synthetase translates to MSGVFAASPIQTAYAVGADPNQPLGGQHCLGYIEFGGNHIAPEALEVALQRLHRHPSLRATIPDPTHLVDQEPQTLPLQVHDLRAHADPDAAVEHIRNRLMHFPVDLAAGRTWTVQASLLPDGTTTIHLLASLIVTDLAGLGRMAADLAEGLKKPDSTAPRYTFADLSSSLRQRGKRPDTHAPDPRRNALLPAPELPGAQPSTPPATDRLERLMPLEQWQKISDYARKLRVAPTALVLATFEECVRRWSSVPEFILTVTGVDTRGSEDHVADRTRTFAYRSIPAENLATLATGAGHELRHRLVRGVDASDELRHALATEGHRGLSPYVFTYAPTTPLFPPDVVSILGEFRCVRSSTPQVILDCQIIRFSQAGITISFDIRRGTLHHDVATQLFATFSSALDTLATADPHDAALDLDHLITLPPQTLAERHRVNSTPPVAAGLLHAPFLDAAQRTPDAPALLWDPGDHPDHPHGSMTYRQLLTAVKQLAARIADKTNPGSVVGVRLPKGPDQVIAVLAVLYAGCCYLPLGVDQPEDRVERIRTASDMTLLIDAEFLTQPDGKGLTTPGSTELAQSGSKELAQPVDVPDGQLAYIIYTSGSTGEPKGVEIRHRSASNTIADVNARNHVGPTDRSLAVSALDFDLSVYDIFGPLFVGGAVVLISEDSRRDAFRWAELIRAHQVTIWNSVPNLAEMLCVAAEHPLGLRRVLCSGDWIDLGLPGRLAKTAPEATLVAMGGATEAAIWSNEFVITSPADLDPAWSSIPYGVPLSGQRYKVADAKGRDCPDRVAGELWIGGAGVAAGYRGNPDLTSDRFLEADGERWYRTGDLGMWLPGAILVFLGRSDTQVKVRGHRIECGEVEHALRQLPGVHDAVVVPIRNRSALGAVLVGDSPSDTELTAALSSRLPGYMVPAVFAHADQLKLTSNGKTDRRWAEDLLDASHSDTRGRVDGPVAAEWAAVLGIEHPDPDQNFFSAGGDSLLATELCSRLRRLGYAVTVAELFAEPKLRDLDRLCRASRSGAKPTETADPIGSAGPIEPANPWATAGPSPAADPSQTAHPLPAANPSATAGPSATADQTAEWEPDHGPFPLTALQRAYALGADGMVGVVRTPPLFATVLATRDGSALDLSQLSAAAHALVNGLDVLRCRRVDDAEQDVTGPVHVPLRRVKNLIESLRDPHLELEQSPVMELLTDGSPDRVGVRFSYLPMDARSLATVLTCLLDDIAETPRRLPVDPTLDAFRAYTRAAENKEGWAALDAAPDAGDLPPAPALPHRRCENRPVRPASRSLLLTAQSVTKLAAQAQRLGVTESALLLHAFANALGQLTGQARMGITVPVSRRPEGTNTEILGNFTELALCTAGPDIDIHHVHTALGHAASGKAPTSREIIRAGRAAYPVVFTSTIGVASARALADGMLRPVWSVTGTPGVLIDCQVAHQGDGIEIRLDHPDGVLSTDLTDQILTSVADTLDLDSDVTLNLSRPATPSTLETTPHSTAKPSAGLRAASPPMPVSSSTATRPRSLAWQESLLMNARALVNDADVRPGLEPVANAWRAHHRRAEPVEVPQEYAQLLADCLTGRVRATALLEHPELSPQALLLSSAGFEAARRDLVRTLRELPHHADVIELGCGTGLVREAALSALRAVDPDRAATLRWTCVETDTLLRDLALDRGIPARHSAPRERADLVVACASLHRDPRLVTELNRITATRCWIAEIPTVSVASLLSAALLDPEILDEDGPLRPLPHWWQQVEEAGWRPVSVDASDPGLLILHAHANQRAVTSTLAADSAKPATAVTSAALTTQAAPSAPSVTPTQPFAPSTPAAPTREHIRELLGTIWRRHLNVKPETSALSDEADFFALGGDSLIATRVLADLRGAGLALRLVELFNHPQLGDLAELLSQRTDTDLEPRAGSEPPTKEGLSPDKALVRHPLTEVQRAYLTGREPQQLLGGVSAHCYFEFHCPNFDAQRFTDAVATVVARHPGLRTLLRGDAHIVDTVPPVVVEHPDPRAATETEVVDLSERSALMIRWRREHDDTAAIGNGAAITGGTTTGNATATTGNTSETAGNTSDTAGNTAATIGIGMDNAVLDGASMLLVLGDIGRGYVGTTADASAPEPSCALPTTREPAPTQSAPNPDAPSFASHIAAHPWLTGDLPDRDPDQTRVETDRRYWDSVAETLPAAPTLAPRESLAGVEHPHFTRVSAELDASTWQRIKTSAARHGLTPAAVVLASYAAELAQWSGASDLTVNVTRFDRDPSQPGIEKVLGDFTSLIPIGCRHCHQEDLWGLATAIQTDLAEAADHNTTGTLWVQRRILQNTGDPVAAMFPVVFTCGLGLVAEDQNLNDFGFGPMVYASSQTPQTLLDVQVSADQRGLHISADHISELLDTADVQHHLDHMAARLAEAADGRSQVPGNRADTVGQEGRYPDPLFDRIASIWAEVLGLSTLTAVDAAALNFFTAGGDSLRATRCVRLLRERVHPGIDLRMLLVNPNLDQFVGVVSALPNAGPTTDPSRTTDPSRNSDTSPRTGPNRGAESSHGSESSHGTSHTNSPIISPSPTPQPAPLAASDVEEGTL, encoded by the coding sequence ATGAGTGGCGTGTTTGCAGCCAGCCCCATCCAAACGGCGTACGCGGTCGGTGCCGACCCCAATCAACCCCTAGGCGGTCAACACTGTCTGGGCTATATCGAGTTCGGCGGCAACCACATCGCACCCGAAGCACTAGAGGTGGCTCTGCAACGCTTACACCGCCACCCGTCACTGCGGGCAACCATACCCGACCCCACCCACCTTGTGGATCAAGAACCGCAGACACTCCCCCTGCAGGTACATGACCTGCGAGCCCACGCAGATCCCGACGCCGCCGTGGAACACATCCGCAACCGCCTCATGCACTTCCCTGTCGACCTCGCAGCCGGGCGAACCTGGACCGTTCAGGCATCGCTCCTGCCCGACGGAACCACCACCATTCATCTACTGGCCTCCCTCATCGTCACCGATCTCGCCGGCCTCGGCCGCATGGCCGCAGACCTCGCCGAAGGCCTTAAGAAACCCGATTCCACGGCCCCCCGATACACCTTTGCCGACCTCAGCAGCAGTCTGCGCCAACGGGGCAAGCGACCAGACACCCACGCGCCCGATCCACGCCGCAACGCTCTTCTGCCCGCCCCGGAACTACCAGGCGCCCAGCCGAGCACACCACCGGCTACTGACCGACTAGAACGCCTCATGCCACTCGAACAGTGGCAGAAAATCAGCGATTACGCGCGCAAACTCCGAGTCGCCCCCACCGCCCTCGTGCTCGCCACCTTCGAGGAATGCGTGCGCCGATGGTCATCGGTGCCGGAGTTCATCCTCACGGTCACCGGGGTAGATACCCGCGGCAGCGAAGACCACGTCGCCGACCGCACCCGGACCTTCGCGTACCGATCCATACCCGCCGAGAACCTAGCCACTTTAGCCACCGGAGCAGGCCACGAACTGCGGCACCGCCTGGTGCGCGGCGTGGACGCCTCCGATGAGCTCCGACACGCCCTAGCCACCGAGGGCCATCGCGGCCTATCGCCCTACGTGTTCACCTATGCGCCCACCACCCCGCTATTTCCTCCGGACGTGGTCTCCATCCTGGGCGAGTTCCGCTGCGTTCGTTCCTCCACACCCCAGGTCATCCTCGACTGCCAGATCATCCGGTTTTCGCAGGCTGGCATCACTATCTCATTCGACATCAGGCGCGGGACCCTCCACCACGATGTCGCTACACAGCTGTTTGCGACGTTCAGCTCCGCTCTAGACACCCTCGCTACCGCAGATCCACACGATGCCGCGCTAGACCTCGACCATCTCATCACCCTGCCGCCGCAAACCCTCGCTGAACGCCACCGAGTCAACTCGACACCTCCCGTCGCCGCCGGACTTTTGCACGCGCCTTTCCTGGACGCGGCACAGCGCACCCCGGATGCCCCCGCGCTGCTGTGGGACCCTGGCGATCACCCCGACCACCCGCACGGATCCATGACCTACCGCCAGCTGCTCACCGCCGTGAAACAGCTAGCGGCCCGGATTGCCGACAAAACCAACCCGGGTTCCGTCGTGGGTGTGCGGCTACCCAAAGGCCCCGACCAGGTGATAGCGGTGCTCGCCGTGCTCTACGCGGGCTGCTGCTACCTTCCGCTAGGGGTTGACCAACCCGAGGACCGCGTAGAACGCATCCGCACCGCCTCGGACATGACCCTTCTCATCGACGCCGAATTTCTCACCCAGCCCGACGGTAAGGGGCTGACCACACCAGGCAGCACCGAGCTCGCTCAATCAGGCAGCAAAGAGCTCGCCCAACCCGTCGATGTACCCGATGGCCAGCTGGCATACATCATCTACACGTCCGGTTCCACCGGTGAACCCAAGGGTGTTGAGATCCGCCACCGCAGTGCCTCCAACACCATCGCCGATGTGAACGCGCGCAACCACGTCGGGCCGACCGACCGCAGCCTGGCCGTCTCCGCCTTGGACTTCGACCTGAGTGTGTACGACATTTTCGGTCCGCTCTTCGTCGGCGGCGCAGTGGTCCTGATTTCGGAAGATTCGCGCCGCGACGCATTTCGCTGGGCTGAACTGATTCGCGCTCACCAGGTCACCATCTGGAACTCGGTACCAAACCTGGCCGAAATGCTATGCGTGGCCGCTGAGCACCCATTGGGGTTGCGTCGTGTGCTGTGTTCGGGGGATTGGATCGACCTGGGCCTACCGGGCCGCCTCGCCAAAACTGCCCCCGAGGCAACGCTGGTAGCAATGGGCGGAGCCACTGAAGCAGCGATCTGGTCCAACGAATTCGTGATCACCTCGCCCGCCGATCTCGACCCCGCCTGGTCGTCGATCCCCTACGGGGTGCCGCTGTCCGGTCAGCGTTACAAAGTGGCCGATGCGAAAGGCCGCGACTGTCCTGACCGCGTCGCCGGTGAGCTATGGATCGGCGGGGCAGGAGTTGCCGCAGGTTACCGCGGTAACCCGGACCTCACCTCTGACCGATTTCTTGAGGCCGACGGAGAACGTTGGTACCGCACCGGGGACCTGGGGATGTGGCTGCCCGGCGCGATCCTGGTCTTCCTCGGACGCAGCGATACCCAGGTCAAAGTGCGCGGGCATCGCATCGAATGCGGAGAGGTCGAGCATGCGCTGCGGCAACTGCCCGGTGTGCACGACGCCGTGGTGGTTCCGATCCGCAACCGGTCCGCCCTCGGCGCAGTCCTGGTCGGCGATAGTCCCTCCGATACTGAACTCACCGCCGCACTCAGCTCCCGACTGCCCGGATATATGGTCCCCGCGGTGTTCGCCCATGCCGACCAGCTAAAACTCACCAGCAACGGCAAAACTGACCGTCGGTGGGCAGAGGATTTACTGGACGCTAGCCACTCGGATACACGCGGTCGCGTCGACGGACCTGTCGCCGCTGAATGGGCCGCAGTGCTCGGAATCGAGCACCCAGATCCAGACCAGAATTTCTTCTCCGCCGGCGGTGATTCACTGCTGGCAACGGAACTGTGCTCACGATTGCGTCGACTCGGATATGCCGTAACCGTCGCGGAATTGTTCGCAGAGCCCAAGCTGCGAGATCTGGACCGACTGTGCCGCGCATCCCGATCCGGCGCTAAGCCCACTGAGACCGCCGACCCCATTGGGTCTGCTGGACCCATTGAGCCTGCTAATCCGTGGGCAACTGCTGGCCCATCGCCGGCTGCCGATCCGTCGCAGACTGCTCACCCATTGCCGGCGGCTAACCCATCGGCAACTGCTGGCCCATCGGCAACTGCTGACCAGACAGCGGAATGGGAACCAGACCACGGCCCGTTCCCACTCACCGCCCTGCAACGGGCATATGCCCTGGGCGCCGACGGCATGGTGGGAGTTGTCCGCACACCCCCGTTATTCGCCACCGTGCTCGCGACTCGGGACGGGTCCGCACTTGACCTCTCACAGTTATCCGCAGCGGCACATGCGCTCGTCAACGGGCTCGACGTGCTGAGGTGCCGCCGCGTAGACGATGCCGAGCAGGACGTCACCGGCCCAGTTCACGTTCCCCTTCGCCGAGTCAAGAATCTGATCGAATCGCTGCGAGATCCGCACCTAGAGCTCGAGCAATCGCCGGTCATGGAACTGCTGACCGACGGCTCCCCGGACCGAGTGGGAGTGCGCTTCAGCTACCTGCCCATGGATGCCCGCTCACTGGCCACCGTGCTCACCTGCCTGCTCGATGACATCGCCGAAACACCCCGACGCCTGCCGGTAGATCCCACCTTGGATGCGTTCCGGGCCTACACCCGTGCGGCGGAAAACAAAGAAGGCTGGGCTGCACTCGACGCTGCACCCGATGCAGGCGACCTGCCACCAGCCCCCGCCCTTCCCCACCGCCGCTGCGAGAACCGTCCGGTCCGACCGGCCAGCCGATCACTACTGCTGACGGCTCAAAGCGTCACGAAGCTCGCTGCCCAGGCTCAACGGCTCGGCGTCACCGAATCAGCGCTGCTGCTGCACGCGTTCGCCAACGCCCTCGGACAGCTCACCGGACAAGCCCGAATGGGAATCACGGTGCCGGTCTCGCGCCGCCCCGAGGGAACAAACACGGAAATCCTCGGTAACTTTACGGAACTTGCGCTGTGTACCGCAGGCCCGGATATCGACATTCACCACGTCCACACCGCTCTCGGTCACGCAGCCAGCGGCAAAGCGCCGACCAGTCGAGAAATCATCCGTGCTGGCCGAGCCGCATATCCGGTGGTATTTACCAGCACCATCGGGGTGGCCTCCGCACGTGCTCTCGCTGACGGCATGCTGCGGCCAGTGTGGTCGGTGACCGGAACCCCAGGGGTGCTCATCGATTGCCAGGTTGCGCATCAGGGCGACGGGATAGAAATCCGTCTCGACCACCCCGACGGTGTGCTGAGCACGGACCTCACTGATCAGATCCTCACCTCTGTGGCGGACACGCTTGACCTTGATTCAGATGTAACGCTCAACCTGAGCCGGCCCGCAACCCCGTCCACGCTAGAGACCACCCCGCATAGCACCGCAAAACCCTCTGCGGGCCTCCGCGCAGCGTCTCCCCCGATGCCCGTGTCGAGTTCCACCGCCACCCGTCCTCGCTCATTGGCATGGCAGGAATCGCTGCTGATGAACGCGCGCGCCCTAGTCAACGACGCCGACGTGCGTCCGGGACTGGAACCGGTTGCCAACGCCTGGCGAGCGCACCATCGCCGCGCTGAACCAGTTGAGGTGCCGCAGGAATATGCCCAGCTGCTCGCCGACTGCCTCACCGGCCGCGTTCGGGCCACCGCACTGCTAGAGCATCCCGAGTTATCTCCCCAGGCACTGCTGCTGTCCTCCGCTGGTTTTGAGGCGGCACGCCGCGATCTGGTCCGCACGCTGCGCGAATTACCACACCATGCCGACGTGATTGAGCTCGGTTGCGGAACCGGACTGGTGCGCGAGGCCGCCCTGTCTGCCCTCCGCGCAGTCGATCCCGACCGGGCCGCCACATTGAGGTGGACCTGCGTCGAAACCGACACCCTGCTGCGCGACCTTGCGCTCGACAGGGGCATTCCCGCCCGACACAGCGCACCGCGTGAGCGCGCCGATCTGGTCGTCGCCTGTGCTTCGCTGCACCGCGACCCCCGGCTGGTGACAGAACTAAACCGGATCACAGCTACCCGGTGCTGGATAGCCGAGATTCCCACCGTGAGTGTGGCCTCGCTGCTCTCTGCGGCGCTGCTTGACCCGGAAATTCTCGACGAGGACGGACCGTTGCGCCCGCTGCCGCACTGGTGGCAACAGGTAGAAGAGGCCGGATGGCGCCCCGTGTCGGTGGATGCCTCAGACCCCGGTTTGCTGATCCTGCACGCTCACGCCAACCAGCGTGCCGTGACATCGACCCTGGCGGCGGACTCGGCGAAGCCGGCAACAGCGGTGACCTCGGCGGCTTTGACGACCCAGGCAGCACCCTCGGCCCCGTCGGTAACCCCAACTCAGCCCTTCGCCCCATCCACCCCAGCAGCCCCTACCCGCGAACACATCCGAGAGCTGCTGGGCACAATCTGGCGGCGGCACCTCAACGTCAAACCCGAAACCAGCGCCCTCAGCGATGAGGCCGACTTCTTCGCCCTCGGCGGGGACTCACTAATCGCCACTCGGGTGCTGGCCGATCTGCGCGGCGCCGGGCTCGCTCTGCGCCTGGTGGAGCTGTTTAACCATCCGCAGCTCGGAGACCTGGCCGAACTGTTGTCTCAGCGAACCGATACCGATTTAGAACCTCGCGCCGGTTCGGAACCTCCCACCAAAGAAGGGCTTTCCCCTGACAAGGCCCTGGTCCGACATCCGCTAACCGAGGTGCAGCGGGCATACCTGACGGGGCGAGAACCGCAGCAATTGCTGGGCGGAGTATCAGCCCACTGCTACTTCGAGTTTCATTGCCCGAACTTCGACGCACAGCGATTCACTGATGCGGTGGCCACAGTGGTTGCCCGACATCCGGGGCTGCGCACCCTGCTGCGGGGCGACGCTCACATTGTCGATACGGTCCCTCCGGTGGTGGTTGAACACCCGGATCCGCGTGCAGCTACCGAAACCGAGGTCGTTGACCTTTCCGAGCGCTCCGCATTAATGATCCGCTGGCGCCGCGAGCACGACGACACAGCCGCCATCGGTAACGGCGCAGCTATCACGGGCGGGACCACCACGGGTAATGCGACGGCCACCACGGGTAATACGTCTGAGACCGCGGGTAACACGTCTGACACCGCGGGTAACACGGCGGCCACCATCGGTATCGGTATGGACAATGCCGTGCTCGACGGTGCCTCCATGCTGCTGGTTCTGGGCGACATCGGTCGGGGCTATGTCGGGACCACTGCCGATGCCTCAGCGCCCGAGCCATCCTGTGCGCTACCCACAACCCGAGAACCTGCTCCCACGCAGTCAGCCCCTAACCCCGATGCGCCGTCGTTCGCCTCCCACATCGCCGCACACCCGTGGCTCACCGGCGATCTGCCAGATCGAGATCCTGACCAAACCCGGGTTGAGACTGACCGACGCTACTGGGATAGCGTCGCCGAAACCCTGCCAGCGGCCCCGACTCTAGCGCCCCGCGAATCGTTAGCTGGCGTGGAGCATCCGCATTTCACCCGCGTAAGCGCCGAACTCGACGCGTCGACGTGGCAACGCATTAAAACATCAGCCGCCCGGCATGGATTAACCCCAGCCGCCGTGGTTCTGGCGTCCTATGCCGCGGAATTAGCTCAGTGGTCCGGAGCATCTGATCTCACCGTCAATGTGACGCGATTCGACCGCGACCCGTCACAGCCCGGTATTGAAAAGGTTCTGGGTGATTTCACCTCCCTGATCCCGATCGGGTGCCGTCACTGCCACCAGGAGGACTTGTGGGGGCTTGCCACCGCGATCCAGACCGATCTGGCCGAAGCTGCTGATCACAACACCACCGGCACCCTGTGGGTCCAGCGGCGCATCCTCCAGAACACCGGTGACCCGGTGGCGGCCATGTTCCCGGTGGTGTTCACCTGTGGTTTAGGGCTGGTTGCTGAGGATCAAAACCTCAACGATTTCGGTTTCGGACCAATGGTGTACGCGTCCTCGCAGACCCCACAAACTCTGCTCGACGTGCAGGTATCCGCCGATCAACGCGGCCTGCATATCAGCGCGGATCACATCAGTGAGCTGCTTGATACCGCCGATGTTCAGCATCATCTGGATCACATGGCGGCCCGTCTGGCGGAGGCGGCCGATGGCCGCTCCCAGGTTCCCGGTAACCGCGCCGACACCGTCGGTCAGGAGGGACGATACCCCGATCCCCTATTCGACCGGATCGCTAGCATCTGGGCGGAGGTCCTGGGGCTGTCTACCCTCACGGCCGTTGATGCCGCGGCGTTGAACTTCTTTACCGCTGGAGGCGATTCCCTGCGCGCTACCCGCTGTGTGCGTTTATTGCGCGAACGGGTTCACCCCGGCATCGACCTGCGGATGTTACTGGTCAACCCCAACCTGGACCAGTTTGTCGGTGTCGTCAGCGCCCTTCCCAACGCGGGCCCTACTACAGACCCAAGCCGCACTACAGACCCGAGCCGCAATTCAGACACAAGCCCCAGGACCGGGCCCAACCGTGGCGCCGAATCCAGCCACGGTAGCGAATCCAGTCATGGGACTAGCCACACGAACAGTCCGATCATCAGCCCCTCCCCAACCCCACAACCCGCACCACTCGCAGCCTCCGATGTTGAGGAAGGAACCCTGTGA
- a CDS encoding lysine N(6)-hydroxylase/L-ornithine N(5)-oxygenase family protein — protein sequence MPIPVPTREYNLDTQDSVDIDLLGVGFGPSNMALAIALQEQGWASASTDVNATDHQQTFGSDRAPRALFLEASTETTWHPGLLFEDASLQVCFAKDLVSFRNPTSPFSFLNFLVDQGRVHDFFNRGSFAPLRVEFIAYLRWAAEQLGQWVRRGERVVAVRPRRRDGEIIGYDVDSVTGDGNITTRRARHVVIAAGLRAHLPEDFPDHPAAFHSGEYLHRIGDLRDVRTAVVIGGGQSAAEAALETHRRFPNATVHLVHSRFGLIPSDATPFANRIFDNPSVDTLFHAPEHVRDRLHRVHANTNNSVVHEHTLQELYDAWYIGSWTGREQLVLHDVSTVLGVTVTESAASQEAAAHSTDSAPLRVDVLHEMDGTQISIDADLVVAGTGYEPVDPSALLGEAAAELVRDHAGRLRAERDYSLIWNTQASAKLFATGVTQHQHGLSVTLLSNIALRAGEIIEALHPVIAEPESRPVNAEHLSAVALTGQGL from the coding sequence ATGCCCATCCCTGTCCCGACCCGGGAATACAACCTCGATACTCAGGACAGTGTTGACATTGACCTGTTGGGCGTCGGCTTCGGCCCGTCAAACATGGCCTTGGCAATTGCGCTGCAAGAACAGGGATGGGCAAGCGCCTCAACCGACGTCAATGCGACCGATCACCAGCAGACATTCGGTTCCGACCGCGCGCCCCGCGCCCTGTTCTTAGAAGCATCCACCGAAACCACGTGGCACCCGGGCCTGCTCTTCGAGGACGCCAGCCTCCAGGTGTGCTTTGCCAAAGACCTGGTGAGCTTCCGCAACCCCACCTCACCCTTTAGCTTCCTGAACTTCCTGGTCGACCAAGGCCGAGTGCACGACTTCTTCAACCGCGGATCCTTCGCCCCGCTGCGCGTGGAATTCATCGCCTACCTGCGCTGGGCCGCCGAACAGCTCGGCCAGTGGGTCCGCCGGGGTGAACGCGTCGTAGCGGTACGACCGCGGCGTCGAGACGGCGAGATTATCGGCTACGACGTGGACTCCGTGACCGGCGACGGGAACATCACCACCCGCCGAGCCCGGCACGTGGTGATTGCAGCCGGACTACGCGCCCACCTTCCCGAGGACTTCCCCGACCACCCCGCCGCCTTCCACAGTGGCGAATATCTGCACCGCATCGGCGACCTGCGCGACGTGCGCACCGCCGTCGTGATCGGAGGAGGCCAGAGCGCCGCTGAAGCAGCCCTAGAAACCCACCGTCGTTTCCCGAATGCCACGGTTCACCTGGTGCACTCCAGGTTCGGGCTGATCCCCTCCGACGCCACCCCCTTTGCCAATCGCATCTTCGACAACCCGTCTGTCGACACCCTCTTCCATGCGCCGGAGCACGTACGCGACCGCCTGCACAGAGTGCACGCCAACACCAATAACTCGGTGGTTCATGAGCACACCCTCCAGGAACTCTACGACGCCTGGTACATCGGGTCGTGGACGGGTCGTGAACAGCTCGTGCTGCACGACGTTTCCACAGTGCTGGGGGTGACGGTGACGGAATCCGCTGCATCCCAGGAAGCCGCCGCACACTCCACCGACAGCGCCCCCTTGCGCGTTGATGTTTTGCATGAAATGGATGGCACACAGATCAGCATTGACGCCGACCTCGTCGTGGCAGGCACCGGCTACGAACCCGTCGATCCCTCCGCCCTGCTGGGCGAAGCCGCCGCGGAGCTGGTGCGCGATCACGCCGGACGCCTACGTGCCGAGCGTGACTACTCGCTGATCTGGAATACCCAGGCTTCGGCGAAGCTGTTTGCTACGGGGGTCACTCAGCACCAGCACGGACTGTCTGTCACGCTCCTGTCCAACATTGCGCTGCGCGCCGGGGAAATTATTGAGGCGCTGCACCCAGTCATCGCGGAACCGGAGAGCCGGCCTGTGAATGCAGAACACCTCAGTGCTGTGGCTTTAACCGGCCAGGGCCTATGA
- a CDS encoding FecCD family ABC transporter permease: MTPVLTPTVQEDGDTTSHDTRRGLEPNDPRAVLGAVTSSARRRVIGLLALIATLVMVCLLSLALGARDIGISTVVRTIMSMLSGNTPTGYDAVVIANERLPRTIVGLLVGLCLGAAGAIMQAITRNPLADGGILGVELGAACAVVFGIVYLNLTSTFATFWFALVGAMATAGFVYAVSRCTRSLSSGVSLVISGAATAAMLGALINLLIIRDESAFSRYKFWSIGQVAGRGDTLGELWPFAVVGLILALFSGPTLNALSLGESVAAGLGVKVHRAQLWTAFVAVMLCAAAVAAAGPIAFIGLVGAHLARLVVGADQRILVPFAMLFGATVLVAADVLGRLVPGQGEIAVGIMTAVVGTPFFIALARTRRLVEA; this comes from the coding sequence ATGACGCCCGTACTCACCCCCACCGTTCAAGAGGACGGGGACACAACCAGCCACGACACTCGCCGGGGTCTTGAACCCAACGACCCCAGGGCCGTGCTCGGAGCGGTCACCAGCAGTGCTCGACGACGCGTGATCGGACTGCTTGCGCTGATTGCCACTTTGGTCATGGTGTGCCTGCTGTCGCTCGCATTGGGGGCCCGAGACATCGGCATCAGCACGGTGGTGCGCACCATCATGTCCATGCTGTCGGGCAACACACCTACCGGATACGACGCCGTGGTCATCGCCAACGAGCGTCTGCCCCGAACCATTGTGGGTCTGCTCGTCGGGCTGTGCCTCGGGGCAGCCGGCGCGATCATGCAAGCCATTACCCGCAATCCGCTGGCCGACGGAGGAATCCTCGGGGTCGAGCTGGGCGCGGCCTGCGCGGTGGTATTCGGCATCGTGTACCTGAACCTGACCAGCACGTTTGCCACCTTCTGGTTTGCTCTAGTCGGGGCGATGGCGACTGCTGGGTTCGTCTATGCGGTCTCCCGCTGCACGCGGTCGCTGTCCTCCGGGGTGTCGCTGGTGATTTCCGGTGCCGCCACCGCGGCGATGCTCGGGGCGCTCATTAACCTGCTGATTATCCGCGACGAATCAGCCTTTTCCCGCTACAAATTCTGGTCCATCGGTCAGGTGGCGGGACGCGGCGACACCCTCGGGGAGCTGTGGCCTTTTGCCGTGGTCGGGCTGATCCTCGCCCTTTTCAGCGGGCCGACCTTAAACGCGCTGTCGCTCGGTGAATCCGTGGCAGCGGGTCTCGGGGTGAAGGTGCACCGGGCTCAGCTGTGGACCGCGTTTGTTGCCGTGATGCTCTGCGCAGCGGCAGTGGCAGCAGCCGGACCGATTGCGTTTATCGGGTTGGTCGGAGCCCATCTAGCCCGGCTCGTTGTTGGCGCTGACCAGCGGATTTTAGTGCCATTTGCGATGCTGTTTGGAGCCACCGTCTTGGTGGCAGCCGATGTGCTCGGACGATTGGTCCCAGGTCAAGGCGAAATTGCGGTCGGGATTATGACCGCCGTCGTGGGGACTCCGTTCTTTATCGCGTTGGCCCGTACCCGGAGGCTGGTGGAGGCATGA